The following proteins are encoded in a genomic region of Sesamum indicum cultivar Zhongzhi No. 13 linkage group LG8, S_indicum_v1.0, whole genome shotgun sequence:
- the LOC105167742 gene encoding metalloendoproteinase 2-MMP-like codes for MALKPLHCFSLVFHLFVTLSSVANAKRQMPSDQKPSPFDFIKHLEGCHKGNKTKDIHHLKHYLHQFGYLDYPNQIHANNNDFDDLLESALKEYQRYYNINPTGAVDAETIAKMVIPRCGNRDIVHGTNTMLPRPNKKENSNSSTNSIHTVSQYSFFPGNLRWSKTHLTYGFSPNTPTATIDPVIRAFAKWDSATHFTFSRAQNNQRPDLIIGFHRRDHGDGSPFDGPGGTIAHAFAPSDGRFHYDSDEAWSMSPVGNAFHLETVALHEIGHLLGLGHSSVADAIMYPSISRGATKNLHADDIQGIKALYNV; via the coding sequence ATGGCACTCAAACCCCTCCACTGCTTCTCTTTGGTCTTCCATCTTTTTGTAACCCTTTCTTCCGTCGCCAATGCCAAGCGACAGATGCCGAGTGACCAAAAACCCTCGCCTTTTGACTTCATCAAACACTTGGAAGGGTGTCACAAGGGCAACAAAACTAAAGACATCCACCACCTCAAACACTATCTCCACCAATTTGGTTATCTTGATTATCCCAACCAAATACATGCCAACAACAACGATTTCGATGATCTCCTTGAATCTGCTCTAAAAGAGTACCAACGTTATTATAACATTAATCCGACCGGGGCGGTGGATGCTGAAACCATCGCAAAAATGGTAATCCCTCGATGTGGGAACCGTGACATTGTTCACGGTACCAACACCATGCTCCCTAGGccaaacaaaaaggaaaattcaaACTCGAGCACAAACTCCATCCACACAGTATCTCAGTATAGCTTCTTCCCCGGAAATTTGAGATGGAGTAAAACACATCTGACTTATGGGTTCTCACCCAACACCCCAACGGCCACCATAGACCCCGTCATCCGTGCATTTGCGAAATGGGATTCTGCCACTCATTTCACTTTTTCACGAGCCCAAAACAATCAAAGGCCTGATTTGATAATAGGGTTTCACCGCCGCGACCATGGAGACGGATCCCCATTTGACGGCCCGGGAGGGACCATAGCCCATGCATTTGCTCCAAGCGATGGGAGGTTTCACTACGACTCAGACGAGGCATGGTCAATGTCACCCGTGGGAAATGCATTCCACTTGGAGACGGTTGCGCTGCATGAAATTGGGCACCTTCTTGGGCTTGGGCATAGCTCAGTTGCCGATGCAATCATGTATCCTTCGATTTCGCGTGGGGCGACCAAGAATTTGCATGCAGATGATATTCAGGGAATCAAAGCTTTATATAATGTCTGA